Proteins from a genomic interval of Diprion similis isolate iyDipSimi1 chromosome 10, iyDipSimi1.1, whole genome shotgun sequence:
- the LOC124410870 gene encoding DNA-binding protein SMUBP-2-like isoform X2 produces the protein MDEIISSFVRKHIDLLQLERDENLQHVFNNISAQALRNLEKEGDALTKLSVGSLASRGLKQLQIDFVDPNNLPLKHAFAVGDLVACIQMNNRSQFLPGLVSAISQRTISIAISDQTVVNVNEEEQFAIIKADSDYTYNSQTRALKNLESTEIYSWRCFNIIRMLFDNDEKVSQELVDMDIEISEKYLNEDGQLKFINSKLAEDQRMAVTFALRKKFLAIIQGPPGTGKTTTLVELIGQLHGLGKKVLVCAPTNVAVDNIAQKLCEAGIKPLRMGHTARIAREVQSCSVDANVRQDNSYEILVQIKHSLKELQEKDGGAEKGGKPWGKIKDLNREYRERMDKLTSEIIRRHSVILCTLNSATTGKRAKTMRHVPRDYFDLVVVDEASQALEASNWIAIPSAEKVVLAGDINQLPPVVMNQKAAKNGLSLSLMERAIKKLGKNAYKSLEIQYRMNSKIMSWSSEQFYESTLKADKLVENHLLKDLPGVEVCPLTSDSLVFIDTCGCECEEYQIGSGTISKGNVGEAIVVDRLVAALVKSGVPEKEIGVITPYALQVDFIRKTLSSRSISAEVSTVDGFQGREKEVIVLSLVRSNDEKSLGFVTDFRRLNVAVTRARRLLVVIVNSETVEDNKLITSLLKHIEDNGLLQTAQEYLEDNSEDLKKELEENVKVKHKSVVTNKTDSKTEKRKKPASKNGDQIKGDTNLKTVLKDKGIDLSINANRKEYNLFECISESNSDIEDTELTPNIAEIASEDPEETDEPLPSVEQVESKPKIELSNLISSLKQLETNSTQGTPLASNQPEPMKAKKNKKSKNRKPKNVEIPEDDDLDTLIATVTANDYICAMSGCKKSTQLMHVDCEFCKSRFCLTHGMQEIHGCGEAVRNKERKEFVRRKPENCKKTDKDKFARKLKQLEEARKPRKKVEK, from the exons ATGGACGAAATAATATCGAGCTTCGTCCGGAAGCATATAGATCTATTGCAATTAGAACGCGACGAGAATCTTCAGCACGTTTTCAACAACATATCTGCTCAAGCCCTTCGTAACCTCGAAAAGGAAGGAGATGCATTGACTAAATTGTCGGTTGGGAGTTTAGCTAGCCGTGGTTTAAAACAGCTTCAAATTGACTTCGTCGACCCCAACAATCTCCCCTTGAAGCATGCCTTTGCCGTCGGTGACTTGGTCGCTTGCATTCAAATGAATAATCGCAGCCAGTTTCTACCTGGCCTCGTTTCAGCCATCTCACAGCGAACCATCTCAATCGCCATCTCAGATCAAACTGTTGTCAATGTCAATGAAGAGGAACAATTCGCCATTATCAAAGCTGATTCAGATTATACTTACAATAGCCAAACCAG agctttgaaaaatctgGAATCAACGGAAATATATTCCTGGCGATGTTTTAATATAATTAGAATGCTTTTCGACAATGATGAGAAagtttctcaggagctagtaGACATGGACATCGAAatctctgaaaaatatttgaatgaagaTGGTCAGCTAAAGTTCATCAATTCTAAACTTGCGGAAGACCAGCGCATGGCAGTAACATTTGCACTgcgcaaaaaatttcttgccaTTATTCAAGGACCCCCTGGCACAGGAAAGACTACTACGTTGGTTGAATTAATCGGCCAATTGCACGGGTTGGGTAAAAAG GTGTTGGTGTGCGCTCCAACTAATGTTGCGGTGGACAACATTGCCCAGAAACTATGTGAGGCTGGTATAAAGCCGCTGAGAATGGGCCATACGGCTAGGATAGCGAGGGAGGTACAGAGCTGTTCAGTAGATGCCAACGTGCGGCAAGATAACTCCTATGAAATTTTAGTTCAGATAAAACATTCGTTGAAAGAATTGCAAGAAAAAGACGGAGGCGCTGAGAAGGGTGGGAAGCCATGGGGTAAAATCAAAGATTTGAACAGAGAGTACCGAGAGCGAATGGACAAGTTGACTTCTGAAATAATCAGACGGCATTCT GTCATTCTCTGCACTCTGAACTCTGCGACCACCGGCAAACGTGCCAAAACTATGCGGCACGTACCCAGAGATTATTTCGATCTTGTGGTAGTGGACGAAGCTTCTCAGGCATTGGAGGCCTCGAATTGGATCGCAATTCCAAGTGCGGAGAAGGTTGTGCTTGCCGGTGACATCAACCAGCTTCCGCCTGTTGTTATGAACCAAAAAGCAGCCAAAAACGGACTAAGTCTCAGCCTCATGGAAAGGGCGATCAAAAAACTCGGAAAGAATGCTTATAAGAGTCTCGAAATTCAATACAGAATGAATAGCAAAATTATGTCATGGTCTAGCGAACAGTTTTATGAAAGTACTCTCAAGGCGGACAAACTCGTTGAGAATCACTTACTCAAAGATCTGCCTGGAGTGGAAGTCTGTCCGCTTACAA GTGATTCCTTAGTGTTTATCGACACCTGCGGATGCGAATGCGAGGAGTATCAGATCGGCAGTGGGACAATATCGAAAGGAAACGTTGGTGAAGCGATCGTAGTTGACCGGTTAGTAGCGGCACTGGTGAAATCTGGTGTCccagaaaaagaaatcggtGTAATAACACCGTATGCTCTGcag GTAGACTTCATACGAAAAACGCTGTCAAGTCGTTCTATATCTGCTGAAGTTTCAACTGTTGATGGCTTTCAAGGCAGAGAAAAGGAAGTGATCGTACTATCTTTGGTCCGGAGTAACGACGAAAAATCACTCGGCTTTGTTACTGACTTTAGACGCCTAAATGTTGCAGTTACACGGGCAAGACGACTGCTTGTCGTTATCGTTAACAGCGAAACTGTTGAGGAtaacaaattaattacaaGTCTTTTGAAGCACATTGAAGATAATGGCCTGTTACAAACAGCGCAGGAATATTTGGAAg ATAATTCGGAGGACCTTAAGAAAGAGTTGgaagaaaatgtaaaagtGAAACACAAATCTGTTGTGACCAATAAAACGGATAGTAAGacagaaaagagaaagaaaccaGCATCGAAAAATGGTGATCAAATTAAAGGCGATACCAATTTGAAGACTGTTCTCAAAGACAAAGGAATCGATTTGAGTATAAACGCAAATAGGAAAGAATATAATCTCTTCGAATGCATTAGCGAAAGTAATTCCGACATTGAGGACACAGAATTAACTCCGAACATAGCAGAAATCGCTTCAGAGGACCCGGAAGAAACAGATGAACCTTTGCCATCTGTTGAACAGGTGGAATCAAAACctaaaattgaattatctaATTTGATCTCGAGTTTAAAGCAGCTCGAGACAAATTCCACTCAAGGT ACGCCTCTTGCTTCGAATCAACCCGAGCCTATGAAAGctaagaagaataagaaatctAAAAATCGTAAGccaaaaaatgtagaaattcCGGAGGATGATGATCTTGATACATTAATAGCGACGGTGACAGCCAATGATTACATCTGTGCAATGTCAGGCTGCAAAAAATCTACCCAATTAATGCATGTTGATTgcgaattttgcaaatctagGTTCTGTCTTACACATG GGATGCAAGAAATTCACGGTTGCGGAGAAGCCGTGAGGAACAAAGAGAGGAAAGAGTTTGTTCGTCGGAAGCCAGAAAACTGTAAGAAAACGGACAAAGATAAATTTGCAAGAAAGCTGAAGCAGCTGGAGGAGGCTCGAAAAcccagaaaaaaagttgaaaagtag
- the LOC124410870 gene encoding DNA-binding protein SMUBP-2-like isoform X1, translating into MDEIISSFVRKHIDLLQLERDENLQHVFNNISAQALRNLEKEGDALTKLSVGSLASRGLKQLQIDFVDPNNLPLKHAFAVGDLVACIQMNNRSQFLPGLVSAISQRTISIAISDQTVVNVNEEEQFAIIKADSDYTYNSQTRALKNLESTEIYSWRCFNIIRMLFDNDEKVSQELVDMDIEISEKYLNEDGQLKFINSKLAEDQRMAVTFALRKKFLAIIQGPPGTGKTTTLVELIGQLHGLGKKVLVCAPTNVAVDNIAQKLCEAGIKPLRMGHTARIAREVQSCSVDANVRQDNSYEILVQIKHSLKELQEKDGGAEKGGKPWGKIKDLNREYRERMDKLTSEIIRRHSVILCTLNSATTGKRAKTMRHVPRDYFDLVVVDEASQALEASNWIAIPSAEKVVLAGDINQLPPVVMNQKAAKNGLSLSLMERAIKKLGKNAYKSLEIQYRMNSKIMSWSSEQFYESTLKADKLVENHLLKDLPGVEVCPLTSDSLVFIDTCGCECEEYQIGSGTISKGNVGEAIVVDRLVAALVKSGVPEKEIGVITPYALQVDFIRKTLSSRSISAEVSTVDGFQGREKEVIVLSLVRSNDEKSLGFVTDFRRLNVAVTRARRLLVVIVNSETVEDNKLITSLLKHIEDNGLLQTAQEYLEDNSEDLKKELEENVKVKHKSVVTNKTDSKTEKRKKPASKNGDQIKGDTNLKTVLKDKGIDLSINANRKEYNLFECISESNSDIEDTELTPNIAEIASEDPEETDEPLPSVEQVESKPKIELSNLISSLKQLETNSTQVSSANTPLASNQPEPMKAKKNKKSKNRKPKNVEIPEDDDLDTLIATVTANDYICAMSGCKKSTQLMHVDCEFCKSRFCLTHGMQEIHGCGEAVRNKERKEFVRRKPENCKKTDKDKFARKLKQLEEARKPRKKVEK; encoded by the exons ATGGACGAAATAATATCGAGCTTCGTCCGGAAGCATATAGATCTATTGCAATTAGAACGCGACGAGAATCTTCAGCACGTTTTCAACAACATATCTGCTCAAGCCCTTCGTAACCTCGAAAAGGAAGGAGATGCATTGACTAAATTGTCGGTTGGGAGTTTAGCTAGCCGTGGTTTAAAACAGCTTCAAATTGACTTCGTCGACCCCAACAATCTCCCCTTGAAGCATGCCTTTGCCGTCGGTGACTTGGTCGCTTGCATTCAAATGAATAATCGCAGCCAGTTTCTACCTGGCCTCGTTTCAGCCATCTCACAGCGAACCATCTCAATCGCCATCTCAGATCAAACTGTTGTCAATGTCAATGAAGAGGAACAATTCGCCATTATCAAAGCTGATTCAGATTATACTTACAATAGCCAAACCAG agctttgaaaaatctgGAATCAACGGAAATATATTCCTGGCGATGTTTTAATATAATTAGAATGCTTTTCGACAATGATGAGAAagtttctcaggagctagtaGACATGGACATCGAAatctctgaaaaatatttgaatgaagaTGGTCAGCTAAAGTTCATCAATTCTAAACTTGCGGAAGACCAGCGCATGGCAGTAACATTTGCACTgcgcaaaaaatttcttgccaTTATTCAAGGACCCCCTGGCACAGGAAAGACTACTACGTTGGTTGAATTAATCGGCCAATTGCACGGGTTGGGTAAAAAG GTGTTGGTGTGCGCTCCAACTAATGTTGCGGTGGACAACATTGCCCAGAAACTATGTGAGGCTGGTATAAAGCCGCTGAGAATGGGCCATACGGCTAGGATAGCGAGGGAGGTACAGAGCTGTTCAGTAGATGCCAACGTGCGGCAAGATAACTCCTATGAAATTTTAGTTCAGATAAAACATTCGTTGAAAGAATTGCAAGAAAAAGACGGAGGCGCTGAGAAGGGTGGGAAGCCATGGGGTAAAATCAAAGATTTGAACAGAGAGTACCGAGAGCGAATGGACAAGTTGACTTCTGAAATAATCAGACGGCATTCT GTCATTCTCTGCACTCTGAACTCTGCGACCACCGGCAAACGTGCCAAAACTATGCGGCACGTACCCAGAGATTATTTCGATCTTGTGGTAGTGGACGAAGCTTCTCAGGCATTGGAGGCCTCGAATTGGATCGCAATTCCAAGTGCGGAGAAGGTTGTGCTTGCCGGTGACATCAACCAGCTTCCGCCTGTTGTTATGAACCAAAAAGCAGCCAAAAACGGACTAAGTCTCAGCCTCATGGAAAGGGCGATCAAAAAACTCGGAAAGAATGCTTATAAGAGTCTCGAAATTCAATACAGAATGAATAGCAAAATTATGTCATGGTCTAGCGAACAGTTTTATGAAAGTACTCTCAAGGCGGACAAACTCGTTGAGAATCACTTACTCAAAGATCTGCCTGGAGTGGAAGTCTGTCCGCTTACAA GTGATTCCTTAGTGTTTATCGACACCTGCGGATGCGAATGCGAGGAGTATCAGATCGGCAGTGGGACAATATCGAAAGGAAACGTTGGTGAAGCGATCGTAGTTGACCGGTTAGTAGCGGCACTGGTGAAATCTGGTGTCccagaaaaagaaatcggtGTAATAACACCGTATGCTCTGcag GTAGACTTCATACGAAAAACGCTGTCAAGTCGTTCTATATCTGCTGAAGTTTCAACTGTTGATGGCTTTCAAGGCAGAGAAAAGGAAGTGATCGTACTATCTTTGGTCCGGAGTAACGACGAAAAATCACTCGGCTTTGTTACTGACTTTAGACGCCTAAATGTTGCAGTTACACGGGCAAGACGACTGCTTGTCGTTATCGTTAACAGCGAAACTGTTGAGGAtaacaaattaattacaaGTCTTTTGAAGCACATTGAAGATAATGGCCTGTTACAAACAGCGCAGGAATATTTGGAAg ATAATTCGGAGGACCTTAAGAAAGAGTTGgaagaaaatgtaaaagtGAAACACAAATCTGTTGTGACCAATAAAACGGATAGTAAGacagaaaagagaaagaaaccaGCATCGAAAAATGGTGATCAAATTAAAGGCGATACCAATTTGAAGACTGTTCTCAAAGACAAAGGAATCGATTTGAGTATAAACGCAAATAGGAAAGAATATAATCTCTTCGAATGCATTAGCGAAAGTAATTCCGACATTGAGGACACAGAATTAACTCCGAACATAGCAGAAATCGCTTCAGAGGACCCGGAAGAAACAGATGAACCTTTGCCATCTGTTGAACAGGTGGAATCAAAACctaaaattgaattatctaATTTGATCTCGAGTTTAAAGCAGCTCGAGACAAATTCCACTCAAG TTTCTTCTGCAAACACGCCTCTTGCTTCGAATCAACCCGAGCCTATGAAAGctaagaagaataagaaatctAAAAATCGTAAGccaaaaaatgtagaaattcCGGAGGATGATGATCTTGATACATTAATAGCGACGGTGACAGCCAATGATTACATCTGTGCAATGTCAGGCTGCAAAAAATCTACCCAATTAATGCATGTTGATTgcgaattttgcaaatctagGTTCTGTCTTACACATG GGATGCAAGAAATTCACGGTTGCGGAGAAGCCGTGAGGAACAAAGAGAGGAAAGAGTTTGTTCGTCGGAAGCCAGAAAACTGTAAGAAAACGGACAAAGATAAATTTGCAAGAAAGCTGAAGCAGCTGGAGGAGGCTCGAAAAcccagaaaaaaagttgaaaagtag